In Companilactobacillus allii, one genomic interval encodes:
- a CDS encoding nucleotidyltransferase, with the protein MAEIYGFVAEFNPFHNGHKIFIDSIKKKYHPDVLIAVVSGNFVQRGDFAIVDKWSRARMAISSGVDLVIELPFAYSVQPADLFAKGSIKLLNELGVNNLVFGTETDLNFKQLATEILKVDTKFVQDYKSSYATNLNDLYKSSGLDILQRPNQLLGLNYVQEIIKNDYNMNVKTILRKADNYSATQIRDHLSNNESISGLVPDITESELDISKSLSWDNYFELLKYQILSSSPQELQQIYQMVEGLEYKFIKEIVNSTDFTDFLMNLKSKRYTLSRLRRLCLYTLLNVKKTEITKVFELPYLRVLGFDDVGKKYLNTLKKNVDVPLITRVGKKESKLLSLEVKVDKIRGIIDDQEQDFGRIPIMEGEI; encoded by the coding sequence ATGGCAGAAATTTATGGATTTGTAGCAGAATTTAATCCATTTCATAATGGTCATAAAATTTTTATTGATTCAATCAAAAAAAAATATCACCCTGACGTCTTGATTGCCGTAGTATCTGGTAATTTTGTGCAGCGGGGTGATTTTGCGATTGTTGATAAGTGGAGTAGGGCTCGTATGGCAATTTCTAGTGGAGTTGATTTGGTAATTGAATTACCGTTTGCATATTCTGTGCAACCAGCTGATCTATTTGCTAAAGGCAGTATAAAACTTTTAAATGAATTAGGCGTCAATAACTTGGTATTTGGAACTGAAACGGATTTGAATTTCAAGCAATTGGCAACTGAAATATTAAAAGTTGATACCAAATTTGTTCAGGATTATAAGAGTTCGTACGCTACTAATTTGAATGACTTATATAAAAGCTCTGGTTTGGATATATTACAGCGACCCAATCAATTGTTAGGTCTCAATTATGTTCAAGAAATAATTAAAAATGACTATAATATGAACGTAAAGACAATTTTACGAAAAGCTGATAATTACAGTGCTACACAGATCAGAGACCATTTATCAAATAATGAATCTATAAGTGGACTAGTGCCTGATATTACTGAAAGTGAACTAGATATTTCAAAAAGTTTAAGTTGGGATAATTATTTTGAACTTCTGAAATATCAAATTTTGAGCAGTTCACCGCAGGAACTTCAACAAATTTACCAAATGGTTGAAGGATTAGAATATAAATTTATAAAAGAAATTGTAAATTCAACTGACTTTACTGATTTTTTGATGAATCTCAAATCAAAAAGATACACATTGTCACGTCTTAGAAGACTATGTTTATATACTTTACTAAATGTAAAGAAAACTGAAATAACTAAGGTTTTTGAGTTACCATATTTACGAGTATTAGGATTTGATGATGTTGGAAAAAAGTATTTGAATACCTTAAAGAAAAACGTTGATGTTCCTTTGATAACACGTGTTGGCAAAAAAGAATCTAAACTTTTGTCGCTTGAAGTTAAAGTTGATAAAATTAGAGGAATAATTGATGATCAAGAACAGGATTTCGGTAGAATACCGATTATGGAAGGAGAAATTTAA
- the yidC gene encoding membrane protein insertase YidC gives MNKKLVKYVSVLSLVTVLALVLTGCAQRTGTTLHAPTSGPYGIIYKWIGTPFQNLILATAKAIGGTNAYAWGIVIISFIVRLILLPLSLNQQYKSTAQQEKMRAVQPQLKLIQEKQKQAKDPATQQKISALMMEVYKKNDLSLTGGLGCLPLLLQMPVLIGIYQAVQYSKAIGNATFLSLPLGKPSMVITIIATLFYVVQGFMSLQIVPQEQRKQMQTMLLMSPMMTFFISMISSAALALYFLVGGVVIVIQQVITNYIIMPKIKREADARLKNHPVSVVVTEESLNAILGKSETTSSDDSTNLDPDNERGNETPSEFHKNLRELNKGKQQDNKKK, from the coding sequence TTGAATAAAAAATTGGTCAAATATGTTTCGGTGCTGTCACTTGTGACTGTGCTGGCCTTGGTTCTTACCGGATGTGCTCAACGTACCGGTACGACCTTACATGCTCCAACTAGTGGGCCTTACGGAATTATCTACAAATGGATCGGAACACCGTTCCAAAACTTAATTCTGGCCACAGCAAAAGCTATCGGTGGAACGAATGCTTATGCTTGGGGAATTGTTATAATTTCCTTTATCGTCCGTCTTATCTTATTACCACTTTCCTTGAATCAACAATACAAATCTACAGCACAACAAGAAAAAATGCGTGCTGTTCAACCACAATTGAAATTAATTCAAGAAAAGCAAAAGCAAGCAAAAGATCCAGCAACACAACAAAAGATAAGTGCATTAATGATGGAAGTCTATAAGAAAAACGACCTAAGTCTTACTGGTGGTTTAGGATGCCTTCCATTGCTTCTTCAGATGCCTGTGTTGATTGGTATTTATCAAGCCGTACAATATTCTAAAGCAATTGGTAATGCGACTTTTCTTTCATTACCACTTGGTAAACCAAGTATGGTCATTACAATAATTGCTACATTGTTCTACGTTGTTCAAGGATTCATGTCATTGCAGATTGTTCCTCAAGAGCAGAGAAAACAAATGCAAACAATGTTATTAATGAGTCCTATGATGACATTCTTTATCTCAATGATTTCTTCAGCAGCCCTAGCACTTTACTTCTTGGTTGGTGGTGTCGTAATCGTAATTCAACAAGTAATTACAAACTACATCATAATGCCTAAGATCAAGCGTGAAGCAGATGCAAGATTAAAGAATCATCCAGTTAGCGTCGTAGTTACTGAGGAATCATTAAATGCAATCCTTGGTAAATCAGAAACAACTTCTTCAGATGATTCAACAAATCTAGATCCAGATAATGAACGTGGAAATGAGACACCTTCTGAATTTCACAAGAATTTACGTGAATTAAACAAAGGTAAACAACAAGATAATAAGAAAAAATAA
- a CDS encoding acylphosphatase, translated as MVTYSLIEVINMMHLSINVSGLVQGVGFRYSVLRVALEMGVVGTVKNEMDGSVSIEAQADERVLHIFLSKMKASPAPFGRVDNMDYNFSNDLKSYKKFTVIG; from the coding sequence ATGGTAACATATTCGTTGATTGAGGTGATAAATATGATGCATCTTTCCATTAATGTTAGTGGATTAGTACAAGGAGTCGGATTTCGTTACTCAGTTTTAAGGGTGGCACTCGAAATGGGTGTGGTTGGAACAGTCAAAAATGAAATGGACGGCTCGGTCAGTATCGAAGCACAGGCTGATGAACGTGTTTTACATATTTTTTTAAGTAAAATGAAAGCTTCGCCTGCACCCTTTGGCAGAGTTGACAATATGGACTATAATTTTTCTAATGACTTGAAATCTTATAAGAAATTCACTGTCATTGGTTGA
- the rsfS gene encoding ribosome silencing factor, giving the protein MNSKEIMETAVKAADNKHANNISVLNISEVSIMADYFVIMDASSQRQVDAIVQEVLDQMGKNNVDISHVEGKRDSKWVLIDLHDVIVHVFISEERGFYNLEKLWSDAPVVDVSNLVTENDI; this is encoded by the coding sequence TTGAATTCAAAAGAAATTATGGAAACTGCTGTTAAAGCAGCGGACAATAAACATGCTAATAACATTAGTGTATTAAATATTAGTGAAGTAAGTATTATGGCAGACTATTTTGTCATTATGGATGCAAGTTCACAACGACAAGTAGATGCTATTGTTCAAGAGGTTTTGGACCAAATGGGCAAGAATAACGTAGATATAAGTCATGTTGAAGGTAAACGTGATTCTAAGTGGGTCTTAATTGATTTACATGATGTTATTGTGCATGTATTTATATCTGAAGAACGTGGATTTTACAATCTAGAAAAACTTTGGTCAGATGCACCAGTAGTTGATGTTTCAAACTTGGTAACTGAGAATGATATATAA
- the gndA gene encoding NADP-dependent phosphogluconate dehydrogenase: MVKPQIGVIGMAVMGKNLALNIESRGYDVAIYNRTGSKTEAVVKEHPDKKLYPSYTIEDFVDSLEKPRRILMMVKAGAGTDAVINQLIPLLDKGDVLIDGGNTFFEDTISRNKRLDESGINFIGMGVSGGELGALQGPSLMPGGQKEAYDLVAPILEQISAKADEDGAPCVSYIGPNGAGHYVKMVHNGIEYGDMELISESFNLLKHLYNNDLNKVADVFKDWNKGELSSYLIEITAEILTRKDDEGSDDFIVNKIMDKAGNKGTGKWSSQSALELGVPQSLITEAVYSRYISAYKDERVKASKVLAGPTKKVDFNVDELVEKIRKALYFSKIMSYAQGFAQMKAASDHYDWDLQYGEIAQIWRAGCIIRAQFLQKITDAYDTDAKLDNLLLNDYFKDIVDKYQSAVRDVVSYAVQAGIPVSGFMSAVTYYDQYRSEVLPANLVQAQRDYFGAHTYERTDKPGIFHYTWYKEQ; the protein is encoded by the coding sequence ATGGTAAAACCACAAATTGGTGTTATTGGCATGGCTGTCATGGGTAAGAACTTAGCCCTAAATATTGAAAGTCGTGGTTACGATGTTGCAATCTATAATAGAACAGGTTCTAAAACGGAAGCTGTTGTTAAGGAACATCCTGATAAAAAATTATATCCAAGTTATACAATTGAGGATTTCGTAGATTCACTTGAAAAACCTCGTCGTATTCTTATGATGGTAAAGGCCGGGGCTGGTACTGATGCAGTCATCAACCAACTTATCCCTTTGCTTGATAAGGGTGATGTTCTTATTGATGGTGGTAACACGTTCTTTGAGGACACAATTTCAAGAAACAAGCGTCTAGATGAATCAGGTATTAATTTCATCGGAATGGGTGTATCTGGTGGTGAACTTGGTGCATTACAAGGTCCTTCACTAATGCCAGGTGGACAAAAAGAAGCTTATGATTTGGTTGCTCCTATTTTGGAACAAATTTCTGCTAAAGCTGATGAAGACGGCGCTCCTTGTGTATCATATATTGGACCAAATGGTGCCGGTCACTATGTAAAGATGGTTCATAATGGTATTGAATATGGTGATATGGAATTGATTTCTGAGAGTTTCAATTTGTTGAAACACTTGTACAACAATGATTTGAACAAAGTTGCCGATGTGTTCAAGGATTGGAATAAAGGAGAATTATCAAGTTACCTTATCGAAATTACTGCTGAGATCCTAACAAGAAAAGACGATGAAGGCAGTGATGACTTTATCGTTAATAAGATTATGGATAAAGCTGGTAACAAAGGTACAGGTAAGTGGAGCTCACAAAGTGCCCTAGAACTTGGTGTTCCACAATCATTAATTACAGAGGCCGTATACTCACGTTATATTTCTGCATATAAAGATGAACGTGTTAAGGCAAGTAAAGTATTGGCTGGACCTACAAAGAAAGTTGACTTTAATGTCGATGAATTAGTTGAAAAAATCCGTAAGGCTTTGTACTTCAGTAAGATCATGAGTTATGCTCAAGGATTTGCACAAATGAAAGCTGCTTCAGATCACTATGATTGGGATCTACAATATGGCGAAATCGCTCAAATCTGGCGTGCTGGATGTATTATTAGAGCTCAATTCTTACAAAAGATCACTGATGCATATGATACAGATGCAAAGCTTGATAACTTATTGTTAAATGATTACTTCAAGGATATTGTTGATAAGTATCAATCAGCTGTTCGTGATGTTGTAAGTTACGCCGTTCAAGCAGGTATTCCTGTTTCAGGATTCATGTCAGCTGTAACATATTATGATCAGTATCGTTCTGAAGTATTACCAGCTAACTTAGTACAAGCACAAAGAGATTACTTTGGTGCACATACTTATGAGAGAACTGATAAACCAGGAATTTTCCACTATACTTGGTATAAAGAACAATAG
- a CDS encoding nicotinate-nucleotide adenylyltransferase, translating to MNTKNQLLTKVKPQFNTNQKKRHVGILGGTFNPVHLGHLVIAEQVYEQLCLNKVLFLPDKIPPHKNVKKENPSISSDERIEMIKMAIRDNIHFDLDLTDINRGGVSYTYDTIKLLKQYNPDTEYYFIIGGDMVENLPSWSHIDELVNMVHFVGVCRKGFEKKSKYPILWVNTPELEISSSMIRDRVKKGQSIKYLVPTEVEDYIKDRGLFLD from the coding sequence ATGAATACAAAAAATCAATTATTAACTAAAGTGAAACCACAGTTTAATACTAATCAAAAGAAAAGACATGTTGGAATCCTAGGCGGTACTTTTAACCCGGTCCATTTGGGACATTTGGTTATTGCTGAACAAGTATATGAACAATTGTGCCTGAATAAGGTATTATTTTTGCCGGATAAAATACCACCACATAAAAATGTCAAAAAAGAAAACCCATCTATTAGTAGTGATGAACGTATTGAAATGATCAAGATGGCTATTCGTGATAATATTCATTTTGATTTGGATTTAACTGATATAAACCGTGGTGGTGTTAGTTATACTTATGACACTATCAAGCTATTAAAGCAGTACAATCCAGATACTGAGTATTACTTTATAATAGGTGGAGATATGGTCGAGAACTTACCTAGCTGGTCCCATATTGATGAACTTGTAAATATGGTACATTTCGTTGGTGTCTGTCGAAAAGGTTTTGAAAAAAAATCAAAATACCCTATACTTTGGGTAAATACGCCTGAACTTGAAATTAGTTCTAGTATGATAAGAGACCGTGTGAAAAAGGGTCAATCTATCAAGTATTTGGTTCCAACTGAAGTAGAGGATTACATAAAAGACAGGGGGTTATTCCTTGACTGA
- a CDS encoding response regulator transcription factor, translating to MAKILVIEDEENMAKFVQLELQHENYEVTVEKDGRTGLDAAISEEWDLILLDLMLPELNGIEVCRRVRQEKNTPIIMMTARDSIIDRVSGLDHGADDYIVKPFAIEELLARIRALLRRIDLDIDVTRNNDQVLKYKNLVIDKTTQTLKRNGEVIDLTRREYDLLSALMENVGTVLSRDDLLERVWGTGSSTETNVVDVYIKYLRNKIDRGGAPSYISTVRGKGYVMRR from the coding sequence ATGGCTAAGATACTTGTTATTGAAGACGAAGAGAACATGGCCAAGTTTGTTCAATTAGAACTTCAACATGAAAATTATGAAGTTACAGTTGAAAAAGATGGCCGAACAGGTCTTGATGCTGCTATAAGCGAAGAATGGGATTTAATTTTGTTAGATTTAATGCTTCCAGAATTAAACGGAATTGAAGTTTGTCGCCGTGTGCGTCAAGAAAAAAACACACCAATTATTATGATGACTGCACGTGATTCAATCATTGATCGTGTATCTGGATTAGATCATGGGGCTGATGATTATATTGTTAAACCCTTTGCGATCGAAGAATTATTGGCAAGAATTCGTGCGTTATTAAGACGTATTGATTTGGATATTGATGTTACTAGAAATAATGATCAAGTTTTGAAATATAAGAATTTGGTTATTGATAAGACTACTCAAACATTGAAACGTAATGGTGAAGTTATCGACTTGACTAGACGTGAATATGATCTATTGAGTGCCTTGATGGAAAATGTTGGCACAGTGTTAAGTCGTGATGACTTACTAGAACGTGTATGGGGAACTGGTAGTAGTACAGAAACTAACGTCGTTGATGTTTATATTAAATATCTTAGAAATAAGATTGATCGTGGTGGTGCGCCTAGTTATATTTCAACTGTTCGTGGTAAAGGATATGTGATGCGTCGATGA
- a CDS encoding YhbY family RNA-binding protein translates to MIIKGKKNSYLRGQAQTIKPLIQVGREGISDNLLQQIETLVNTNELLKISLLQNTMVEPKELITALMELDDQIVPVQTIGSKVIIYKKAPKIKNRKYSLELEKI, encoded by the coding sequence ATGATAATTAAAGGAAAAAAGAACAGCTATTTAAGAGGACAAGCTCAAACAATTAAGCCATTGATTCAAGTTGGTAGGGAAGGCATTAGTGATAACCTTTTACAACAAATAGAAACATTGGTTAATACAAATGAGTTGCTCAAAATTTCATTGTTACAAAATACAATGGTTGAGCCTAAAGAATTGATAACAGCACTTATGGAATTGGATGATCAAATTGTTCCAGTTCAAACAATTGGTTCAAAGGTGATTATTTACAAAAAAGCACCTAAAATCAAAAATCGTAAATATTCATTAGAATTAGAAAAAATTTAA
- a CDS encoding YceD family protein has product MLNWDVQDVRKYKDKPFAFDEELDLKKELMERSEDISSVGVAKISGQLFNDNGLVISDIKVDVPVTVPSTRSLEPVEIPLKFRINEAYNIDDIDTEDIDENTIIIPIDDDHPTVNVYESILDNILLNIPSQVLTKEEINGKNMPSGNNWEVISEEDYQKQKEEDKQINPEFAKLKNLFKDNEEKE; this is encoded by the coding sequence ATGCTAAATTGGGATGTTCAAGATGTACGCAAGTACAAAGACAAACCCTTTGCTTTTGACGAAGAATTAGATTTAAAAAAAGAATTAATGGAACGATCAGAGGATATTTCTAGTGTTGGCGTTGCAAAAATCAGTGGGCAACTTTTCAATGATAATGGATTAGTTATTTCAGATATTAAAGTAGATGTTCCTGTTACAGTGCCATCTACAAGAAGTTTGGAACCAGTTGAGATACCATTGAAGTTTAGAATCAATGAAGCATATAATATTGACGATATTGATACTGAGGATATTGATGAAAATACTATTATCATTCCCATTGATGATGATCATCCGACAGTGAATGTTTATGAATCTATTTTGGATAATATATTGTTAAATATTCCAAGTCAGGTTTTAACTAAAGAAGAAATCAATGGTAAGAATATGCCTTCAGGTAACAACTGGGAAGTTATTTCTGAAGAAGATTATCAAAAGCAAAAAGAAGAAGATAAGCAAATTAACCCTGAATTTGCTAAATTAAAGAATTTATTTAAAGATAATGAGGAAAAGGAGTAG
- the yqeH gene encoding ribosome biogenesis GTPase YqeH encodes MTETSERLYCVGCGAELQTEDDTKPGFIQNSTLKKYLENDSEDDSRELLCKRCFRLRNYNEITDVNIEDDEFLKLLDSIAQEDGLIVNVVDIFDYEGSVIPGLQRFVGDKDILVVGNKVDLLPKSVNTNRLLNWLQQKSKENGIKSIDQIMVSAEKGINVDKLMRMIDKYRKGRDVYVVGTTNTGKSTLINRIIAQSSNVKNLITTSRFPGTTLDRIDIPLDDGHNLVDTPGIIHKYQLAHYLNDQDLKIITPKKPLRPSTFQLRDGQTIFVSGIARFDFLDEKSNVVFYVSQGLLLHRTKTVNATEYYEKHVGKDLTPPTDVDDFPVLKKHEFTAHRRSDIVVYGLGWVTIPENTKVRVYVPEGVNVSIRDAII; translated from the coding sequence ATGACAGAAACTAGTGAAAGATTGTATTGCGTTGGTTGTGGAGCTGAGCTTCAAACTGAGGATGATACAAAACCAGGATTTATTCAGAATTCAACATTGAAGAAATATTTGGAGAATGACTCTGAAGATGATTCTAGAGAACTTTTATGTAAGAGATGCTTTAGATTACGTAACTATAATGAAATTACTGATGTTAATATAGAAGATGACGAGTTCTTGAAGCTATTGGATTCAATTGCTCAAGAAGACGGTTTGATTGTGAACGTTGTTGATATCTTTGATTATGAAGGTAGTGTAATCCCTGGACTACAGAGATTTGTTGGTGATAAGGATATACTTGTTGTCGGTAATAAAGTCGATTTACTACCTAAATCAGTAAACACAAATCGTTTATTAAACTGGTTGCAACAAAAGAGTAAGGAAAATGGAATTAAGTCAATTGATCAAATAATGGTTTCAGCTGAAAAAGGTATTAATGTTGATAAGTTGATGAGAATGATCGATAAGTACCGTAAAGGAAGAGATGTGTACGTTGTTGGTACAACCAACACTGGTAAGTCGACTTTAATTAATCGAATTATTGCTCAAAGTTCAAATGTCAAAAATTTGATCACAACATCTCGTTTCCCTGGTACAACCTTGGATCGTATTGATATTCCATTGGATGATGGACACAATTTAGTTGATACACCAGGTATCATTCACAAGTATCAACTAGCTCATTATTTGAATGATCAAGATTTAAAAATAATTACACCTAAAAAGCCACTACGTCCTTCAACATTCCAATTGCGTGATGGCCAGACAATATTTGTTTCTGGAATAGCAAGATTTGATTTTCTGGATGAAAAATCAAATGTTGTATTTTATGTCAGTCAAGGATTGTTGTTACACCGTACTAAAACTGTTAATGCTACAGAATATTACGAAAAACATGTTGGTAAGGATTTGACTCCACCAACTGATGTAGACGATTTTCCAGTATTAAAGAAACACGAATTCACAGCTCACAGAAGATCAGATATTGTTGTTTATGGTCTAGGTTGGGTAACTATACCTGAAAATACTAAAGTACGTGTGTATGTACCAGAGGGTGTCAACGTTTCAATACGAGATGCCATCATTTAA
- the yqeK gene encoding bis(5'-nucleosyl)-tetraphosphatase (symmetrical) YqeK: MTDFNYEEVKHDFDRDAVLDKMKKNLSDFRYTHCLRVESVSRELAVKYDANVEKAGLAGLLHDYAKERSDDEFKQVIKTKHLDSNLLNYNNAIWHGIVGAEIVKDELNIADEDVLNAIRRHTVGATEMTQVDKCVFVADFIEPKRDFPGIDEAREYAEESIDSAVAFELKHSIAHLIDKNREIYPATFVSYNYWINKL; this comes from the coding sequence TTGACTGATTTTAATTATGAAGAAGTTAAGCATGATTTTGATCGCGATGCTGTATTAGATAAGATGAAGAAAAATCTTAGTGATTTTCGCTATACACATTGTTTACGTGTTGAAAGTGTATCACGTGAATTAGCCGTTAAATATGATGCCAATGTGGAAAAGGCAGGATTAGCGGGATTACTTCATGATTATGCAAAAGAGCGTTCTGATGATGAGTTTAAGCAAGTCATCAAGACTAAACATTTAGATTCTAATTTATTAAACTATAACAACGCAATTTGGCATGGAATAGTTGGTGCAGAAATTGTTAAGGACGAGTTGAATATTGCTGATGAAGATGTTCTTAATGCAATTAGGCGCCACACTGTTGGTGCCACTGAAATGACACAGGTTGATAAGTGTGTATTTGTCGCAGACTTTATTGAACCAAAGCGTGATTTTCCAGGAATCGACGAGGCTAGAGAGTATGCTGAGGAATCAATAGATTCTGCAGTAGCATTTGAGCTGAAGCATTCGATTGCACATTTAATAGATAAAAATCGAGAAATATATCCAGCAACATTTGTAAGTTATAATTACTGGATTAATAAACTATAG
- a CDS encoding sensor histidine kinase translates to MISIVILAAYIVVAILAMRTVDEIATPEVIHSFETKLIIAGIVVFVVGIVLSFFAVTQVLKNLKVINNTIDDLNKKPDSDSRIKIRKRNDEVYDLTVNINKMLDRMQAYTNQQKEFVEDVSHELRTPVAVLEGHLSMLQRWGKDDPEVLNDSINSSLQELKRMQSLIQEMLDLTRVEQIDSDYLDQTTEIKPLFTQVYNDFKMIHTDFVINFDDDIREGSMVKIYRNHLEQVLVILLDNAFKYSADRKEISLSASTNSEVLEIAVQDYGLGIAKNDVKRIFNRFYRVDKARSRKRGGNGLGLSIAKRLVEIYHGTLEVESVVGSGTVFRIELPLVQDSDEENDSEEKAKARSKKKRIEAK, encoded by the coding sequence ATGATTTCTATTGTTATTTTAGCGGCTTATATTGTGGTCGCTATTCTAGCCATGCGCACGGTTGATGAAATCGCCACCCCTGAGGTAATTCACTCATTTGAAACTAAATTGATAATTGCCGGAATAGTTGTATTTGTTGTAGGGATTGTCTTGAGCTTTTTTGCCGTTACTCAGGTTTTGAAAAATCTTAAGGTTATTAATAATACTATCGATGATCTTAATAAAAAACCTGATTCTGATTCACGTATCAAGATTCGTAAAAGAAATGATGAAGTGTACGATTTGACAGTTAATATTAATAAAATGTTGGATCGCATGCAGGCATATACTAATCAACAAAAAGAATTCGTTGAAGATGTTTCACATGAATTAAGGACTCCTGTAGCTGTTCTTGAAGGACATTTGAGTATGTTACAACGCTGGGGAAAAGATGACCCAGAGGTTTTGAATGATTCAATTAATTCTTCATTGCAAGAATTAAAGCGAATGCAATCCTTGATTCAAGAAATGCTCGATCTCACAAGAGTTGAACAAATTGATAGTGACTATTTGGATCAAACTACGGAGATCAAACCCTTATTCACACAAGTTTATAATGATTTTAAAATGATACATACAGACTTCGTTATTAATTTTGATGATGACATTCGTGAAGGTAGTATGGTTAAAATTTATCGAAATCACCTAGAGCAAGTTTTGGTGATTCTTCTTGATAATGCCTTTAAATATTCAGCGGATCGTAAGGAAATTAGCTTATCAGCTTCAACTAATTCAGAAGTTCTCGAAATTGCCGTACAAGATTATGGCCTTGGAATCGCTAAAAATGACGTTAAACGTATTTTTAATAGATTCTACAGAGTTGACAAGGCACGCTCTAGAAAGCGTGGAGGGAACGGATTAGGACTTTCTATCGCTAAAAGGTTAGTTGAGATCTATCATGGAACTTTAGAAGTTGAAAGTGTCGTTGGATCTGGTACCGTATTTAGAATTGAATTGCCACTAGTTCAGGATTCTGATGAAGAGAATGATTCAGAAGAAAAGGCGAAGGCACGTTCAAAGAAAAAGAGAATTGAAGCCAAATAA
- a CDS encoding class I SAM-dependent DNA methyltransferase, translating into MIYNSFARVYNELMDDDLYKNWASYVENNTNDAKTLLDVACGTGDLTIQLADKYQVTGTDLSEEMLKIAEKKAKDSNVSIPFVQSNMMDLFEMGNYDVITCFDDSICYLKDEDELAITFNQVYQHLNEGGKYLFDAHSLYQMDELFPGYMFNHKEEDSAFMWSSYEGEVPHSIEHELTFFDWDEKIGGYKANTEIHHERTYPIKTFIRILEDVGFNNISVSADFGKSEVKQKSNRWFFSAEK; encoded by the coding sequence ATGATATATAATTCATTCGCACGTGTATATAATGAATTAATGGATGATGACTTATACAAGAATTGGGCAAGTTACGTTGAGAATAATACCAATGATGCAAAGACTTTATTAGATGTTGCATGCGGAACTGGTGATTTAACCATCCAACTTGCTGATAAGTATCAGGTAACTGGAACTGACCTATCAGAGGAAATGCTCAAAATTGCTGAAAAAAAGGCTAAAGATAGTAATGTCTCAATACCATTTGTTCAAAGCAATATGATGGATCTGTTTGAAATGGGCAATTATGACGTGATTACGTGTTTTGATGATTCGATTTGTTACTTAAAAGATGAAGATGAATTAGCCATTACATTCAATCAGGTTTATCAACATTTGAATGAGGGTGGAAAGTATCTATTTGATGCTCATTCTCTATATCAGATGGATGAGTTATTCCCAGGATACATGTTTAATCACAAAGAGGAAGATTCTGCCTTCATGTGGAGTAGTTATGAAGGTGAAGTTCCTCACAGTATTGAGCATGAATTGACATTCTTTGATTGGGATGAAAAAATTGGTGGATACAAAGCAAATACAGAAATTCATCATGAAAGAACTTATCCAATTAAAACGTTTATAAGGATTTTGGAAGATGTCGGATTCAATAATATTTCCGTTAGTGCTGATTTTGGTAAATCAGAAGTCAAACAAAAGTCTAATCGCTGGTTCTTTTCGGCAGAAAAATAG